A genomic segment from Truepera sp. encodes:
- a CDS encoding ABC transporter permease, whose translation MFAYLLRRVLMMLPTILLVSVVCFVVIQAAPGSFTDRYLEDPRMGPDAVARINAQLGLDRPLYEQYLRWVGGIVTRLDFGYSFFANRPVSTVIGERLFWTIVVAGITMLFSWLVAVPLGIFTALRRNGFTDAIASFIGYVGLAVPDFLIALLLIALVLQTGGTQVGGLFSPKYIGAAWSWDKFLDFLNHMWIPILAIGTSGVASVMRQMRANLLDVLNADYVRTARSKGLSERRVINRHAVRTAINPLVSMLGLSLPELINGTIIASIVLNLPTIGPLLYDSLLAKDQYVAMSLLLLASALLIVGNLLADLALAWIDPRIRYD comes from the coding sequence ATGTTCGCCTACCTGCTCAGGCGCGTGCTCATGATGCTGCCGACGATCCTGCTCGTGTCGGTGGTGTGCTTCGTGGTCATCCAGGCGGCGCCGGGCTCCTTCACCGACCGTTACCTGGAGGACCCGCGCATGGGCCCCGACGCGGTGGCGCGCATCAACGCCCAGCTCGGCCTCGACAGGCCCCTCTACGAGCAGTACCTCCGCTGGGTGGGCGGCATCGTCACGCGCCTCGACTTCGGCTACAGCTTCTTCGCCAACCGCCCCGTATCGACCGTGATCGGCGAGAGGCTCTTCTGGACCATCGTCGTGGCCGGCATCACCATGCTGTTCTCGTGGCTGGTGGCCGTGCCCCTCGGCATCTTCACGGCCCTGAGGCGCAACGGCTTCACGGACGCCATCGCGAGCTTCATCGGCTACGTGGGCCTAGCCGTGCCCGACTTCCTCATCGCCCTGCTCCTGATAGCCCTGGTGCTCCAGACCGGCGGCACGCAGGTGGGCGGGCTCTTCAGCCCCAAGTACATAGGCGCGGCGTGGAGCTGGGACAAGTTCCTCGACTTCCTCAACCACATGTGGATCCCGATCCTCGCCATCGGCACCTCGGGCGTGGCCTCGGTAATGCGGCAGATGCGCGCCAACCTCTTGGACGTCCTGAACGCCGACTACGTCCGCACCGCACGCTCCAAGGGGCTGTCGGAGCGGCGCGTCATCAACCGCCACGCGGTGCGCACCGCCATCAACCCGCTCGTCTCGATGCTCGGCCTGAGCCTGCCCGAACTCATCAACGGCACCATCATCGCGAGCATCGTCCTCAACCTCCCCACCATCGGCCCGCTCCTTTACGACTCGCTCCTCGCCAAGGACCAGTACGTGGCCATGTCGCTCCTGCTCCTGGCCAGCGCCTTGCTCATCGTGGGCAACCTGCTCGCCGACCTGGCCCTGGCCTGGATAGACCCACGGATCCGCTATGACTGA
- a CDS encoding ABC transporter permease, whose amino-acid sequence MTDATAAGGLVQTTEYEVGPGPWRLAWRRFSRSRTGLLGGVILLVLYFVALTAQFLAPFEITTQHRAVYQPPQPVRVWQDGRPAWPHTFVMQQQRDPVTFRRIFEPDFDQPLPLRLFVKGEKYSFLGLFVTDLHLFGAVGGDYYPLGTDRFGRDLLSRMLVGSQVSLTVGLIGIIISFTIGILIGGISGYYGGWLDQLLQRFIEVLLSFPRIPILLALATVIPSTWPSTYVYLGIVVVLASIGWAGLARVVRGQVLAVRETEFVTAARALGVRDLSIIVKHVVPNLTSYLVVAATLALPGYILGESALSFLGLGVKEPMTSWGLLLKDAQNFESLRLYPWLLAPGALIVVSVLAFNFVGDALRDAADVRSR is encoded by the coding sequence ATGACTGACGCCACCGCAGCGGGCGGGCTGGTGCAGACGACCGAGTACGAGGTCGGGCCGGGCCCGTGGCGCCTGGCGTGGCGGCGCTTCTCGCGCTCCCGTACGGGCCTGCTGGGCGGGGTCATCCTGCTGGTGCTCTACTTCGTGGCCCTCACCGCGCAGTTCCTGGCCCCGTTCGAGATCACCACGCAGCACCGCGCCGTCTACCAACCCCCACAGCCCGTGAGGGTCTGGCAGGACGGGCGCCCGGCCTGGCCGCACACCTTCGTCATGCAGCAGCAGCGCGACCCCGTCACCTTCCGGCGGATCTTCGAGCCCGACTTCGACCAGCCCCTACCCCTGCGGCTCTTCGTCAAGGGCGAGAAATACAGCTTCCTGGGACTGTTCGTCACCGACCTGCACCTGTTCGGCGCCGTCGGCGGCGACTATTACCCCCTGGGCACCGACCGCTTCGGCCGCGACCTGTTGTCGCGCATGCTGGTCGGCTCGCAGGTCTCGCTCACCGTGGGGCTCATCGGCATCATCATCTCTTTCACGATCGGCATATTGATCGGCGGCATCAGCGGCTATTACGGCGGCTGGCTGGACCAGCTGCTGCAGCGCTTCATCGAGGTGCTCCTGAGCTTCCCGCGCATCCCTATCTTGCTCGCGTTGGCCACCGTGATCCCCAGCACCTGGCCCTCTACGTACGTCTACCTAGGCATCGTGGTGGTGCTTGCCTCCATCGGCTGGGCCGGACTGGCACGCGTGGTGCGCGGCCAGGTCCTCGCCGTGCGCGAGACCGAGTTCGTCACCGCCGCCAGGGCGCTCGGGGTGCGCGACCTCAGCATCATCGTCAAGCACGTGGTGCCCAACCTCACCTCCTACCTGGTGGTGGCGGCCACCCTCGCGCTGCCCGGCTACATCCTCGGCGAGAGCGCGCTGTCGTTCCTGGGCCTGGGCGTCAAGGAGCCCATGACCTCGTGGGGCCTGCTGCTCAAGGACGCGCAGAACTTCGAGTCGCTCAGGCTCTACCCGTGGCTGCTGGCGCCGGGGGCGCTCATCGTCGTCTCCGTGCTGGCCTTCAACTTCGTGGGCGACGCGCTGCGAGACGCCGCGGACGTCAGGTCGAGGTGA
- the nagZ gene encoding beta-N-acetylhexosaminidase — protein sequence MTRLPLMTDLSGTELTPDERAFLSERRVAGICLFARNVADRYRLADYLAEVRRLAGEDLIVAVDQEGGGVLRLLDVPFPPPAMALGAADDVGLTEEVAAATGRALAAVGINLDFAPVADVNSNPANPVIGDRSFGADPALAARHVAAFVRGLQSAGVGATLKHFPGHGDTSTDSHLALPVVDRSLEELRTTEFVPFRAGVAAGAAAVMSAHIVLPRLDPGLPATLSRRAMYGLLRQELDFEGVSVTDALDMRAIAERYDAGTAAVMALQAGVDLPLTLGPVDEHRRVLQKVEGALASGELSGTGLAEARARLARFALEFPALPTGGRMDEGVEAADRAVMARATKTGLVTLGRLPRLGPGTRVAFLSSGEVRASAASQVSAKPADELVAELLRRGVDVSRLELAPGETSDPTPWLGGMSPLPQVVLYASTSRTRLASAEAATARRAAAWARHTGVPYAHVALWNPYSAELLPGPALLAFGYRGSAAAAVADALMGEATVGTLPAPISSLA from the coding sequence GTGACGCGGCTGCCCCTCATGACGGACCTCTCGGGCACCGAGCTCACGCCCGACGAGCGCGCCTTCCTTTCCGAGCGGCGCGTGGCCGGCATCTGCCTGTTCGCTCGCAACGTGGCGGACCGTTACCGCCTGGCCGACTACCTTGCGGAGGTGCGCCGGCTTGCGGGCGAGGACCTGATCGTGGCCGTCGACCAGGAGGGCGGCGGGGTGCTGCGCCTACTCGACGTGCCCTTCCCGCCGCCCGCCATGGCGTTGGGGGCGGCCGACGACGTGGGCCTTACCGAGGAGGTGGCCGCCGCCACCGGCCGGGCCCTGGCCGCGGTCGGCATCAACCTCGACTTCGCGCCCGTTGCCGACGTGAACTCGAACCCCGCCAACCCAGTCATAGGCGACCGCTCATTCGGCGCCGACCCAGCCCTGGCCGCGCGCCACGTGGCAGCGTTCGTGCGCGGCCTGCAGTCGGCCGGCGTGGGCGCGACGCTCAAGCACTTCCCGGGCCACGGCGACACGAGCACCGACTCCCACCTCGCCCTACCCGTCGTGGACCGCTCCCTGGAGGAGCTGCGCACCACCGAGTTCGTGCCGTTTCGCGCCGGGGTGGCCGCCGGTGCGGCGGCCGTGATGAGCGCGCACATCGTGCTACCGCGGCTGGACCCCGGCCTGCCCGCCACCCTCTCGCGCCGGGCAATGTACGGCCTCCTGCGCCAGGAGCTCGACTTCGAGGGCGTGAGCGTCACCGACGCGCTCGACATGCGGGCCATCGCGGAGCGTTACGACGCCGGTACGGCCGCTGTCATGGCGCTGCAGGCGGGCGTGGATCTGCCGCTCACGCTGGGGCCCGTCGACGAACATCGAAGGGTGTTGCAAAAGGTCGAAGGTGCGCTGGCTTCGGGCGAGCTCTCCGGCACCGGGCTCGCAGAGGCCCGAGCGCGGCTGGCACGCTTCGCGCTCGAGTTCCCAGCGTTGCCGACTGGCGGCCGCATGGACGAGGGGGTCGAGGCTGCCGACCGCGCTGTGATGGCCCGCGCCACCAAGACGGGGCTCGTCACGCTTGGCCGCCTGCCGCGCCTCGGCCCGGGAACGCGCGTGGCGTTCCTCTCCAGCGGTGAAGTGCGTGCCAGCGCCGCCAGCCAGGTCAGCGCCAAACCGGCCGACGAGCTGGTCGCCGAGCTGCTGCGCCGAGGGGTGGACGTCTCGCGGCTCGAGCTGGCGCCAGGCGAGACGAGCGACCCCACGCCGTGGTTGGGCGGCATGAGCCCACTGCCGCAGGTCGTCTTGTACGCCTCGACCAGCCGCACCCGCCTGGCCTCCGCGGAGGCGGCCACGGCCCGGCGCGCGGCGGCCTGGGCGCGGCACACCGGAGTGCCCTACGCGCACGTCGCGCTGTGGAACCCGTACTCGGCGGAGTTGTTGCCTGGGCCGGCGCTGCTCGCCTTCGGTTACCGGGGCAGCGCGGCGGCGGCCGTGGCGGACGCGCTCATGGGCGAGGCGACGGTGGGCACGTTACCGGCACCCATCAGCTCCCTCGCCTAG
- a CDS encoding PKD domain-containing protein, translating to MRKLALLFSVLFAGLLVVSCGISEPGLVPRQSAVLSVTPDGIADGKVDVAYDFTFKATSIPASVSQVTFQWSFGDGKGVGAKQVDVVNGAASYSVTYSYSAKNVYGLTVLAKQSGGSVLASKSVTVGIEANPERELPFGSCDGWRSSTQGGYGVTVDVWDISGVPVGAVFDIKYDTIRIPDKIVVEYPDGTEVLDTGWRGAPNFDGSELYPGGLAGGGKGSVDAFFSKTASNEFKVTVFGPDPATKWSYDIRCRVP from the coding sequence ATGAGAAAGTTAGCTTTGCTATTCAGTGTGTTGTTCGCAGGTCTACTAGTTGTTTCTTGCGGCATCAGTGAACCGGGCCTGGTACCGCGGCAAAGCGCGGTATTGAGCGTCACCCCGGACGGGATCGCCGACGGCAAGGTCGACGTCGCCTACGACTTCACGTTCAAGGCCACCAGCATCCCGGCCAGCGTGAGCCAGGTTACGTTCCAGTGGAGCTTCGGCGACGGCAAGGGCGTGGGCGCGAAGCAGGTGGACGTCGTGAACGGTGCCGCCTCCTACTCCGTTACTTACTCCTACTCCGCCAAGAACGTCTACGGCCTCACGGTGCTCGCCAAGCAGTCGGGCGGCAGCGTGCTGGCCTCGAAGTCGGTAACGGTGGGCATCGAAGCCAACCCCGAGCGCGAGCTGCCGTTCGGGTCGTGCGACGGGTGGCGTTCGAGCACCCAGGGCGGTTACGGCGTCACCGTCGACGTCTGGGACATCAGCGGCGTCCCGGTCGGCGCCGTCTTCGACATCAAGTACGACACCATCCGGATCCCTGACAAGATCGTGGTCGAGTACCCGGACGGAACCGAGGTGCTGGATACCGGCTGGCGTGGGGCCCCCAACTTCGACGGTAGCGAGCTGTACCCAGGTGGCCTCGCCGGTGGTGGCAAGGGCAGCGTCGATGCGTTCTTCAGCAAGACGGCGTCGAACGAGTTCAAGGTGACGGTCTTCGGCCCCGACCCCGCAACCAAGTGGAGCTACGACATAAGGTGCCGCGTTCCCTGA
- a CDS encoding MFS transporter, which yields MKRPYTGLNHWQLLGLGVGAASLAITWGLYNIFMPLLLREFLASSGMRGAIMGLDNVLGLILVPIIGVWSDRIDGPLGRRLPFLLVSMPLAAVLFAALPFAKASFWTLMAVDVVFLLAMTAFRAPLAALMPDHVAPAGRPQANAVLVMLGAVGGALGLLILAPMAEIALWFPFAVAGAVTLAALFAVWASTRSHPAYVEAGVIQDDAPVLGALLKDVASLFRQRQGGVLLILTAVFFAFFGYSALEAQFSTFATEEFGLSGGDSGIIMGITIAGFVVMALPAGRLARRFGEPNVMRVGAALLALWMLIAAFTAVPTSLSIWLGLGGASWALVLVPAYPLVVNKGGDEHVGFYTGMYYLFGAAAAILAPATVGAIMDLLGNRVLLPAVAVSMVLATVSLSMALRLPVAKAA from the coding sequence TTGAAGCGGCCTTACACGGGCCTCAACCACTGGCAGCTGCTCGGCCTCGGCGTGGGGGCGGCCAGCCTCGCCATCACCTGGGGCCTCTACAACATCTTCATGCCGCTGCTGCTGCGCGAGTTCCTGGCCTCGAGCGGCATGCGCGGGGCCATCATGGGCCTCGACAACGTCTTGGGCCTCATCCTGGTGCCCATCATCGGCGTCTGGTCCGACCGGATCGACGGGCCGCTGGGCCGGCGCCTGCCGTTCCTGCTGGTGAGCATGCCACTGGCGGCCGTTCTGTTCGCTGCCCTGCCCTTCGCGAAGGCCTCGTTCTGGACGCTCATGGCCGTGGACGTCGTCTTCCTGCTGGCGATGACAGCGTTCAGGGCGCCCCTGGCGGCCCTCATGCCCGACCACGTGGCTCCGGCCGGCCGGCCGCAGGCCAACGCCGTGCTGGTCATGCTGGGGGCGGTCGGCGGGGCCCTGGGGCTCCTCATCCTGGCGCCAATGGCCGAAATCGCGCTCTGGTTCCCCTTCGCCGTGGCCGGCGCCGTCACGCTGGCGGCGCTGTTCGCCGTGTGGGCGTCCACGCGGTCGCACCCGGCCTACGTCGAGGCTGGCGTCATTCAGGACGATGCGCCGGTGCTCGGTGCCCTCCTGAAAGACGTCGCGAGCCTCTTCCGCCAGCGGCAGGGCGGCGTGTTGCTCATCCTGACAGCCGTGTTCTTCGCGTTCTTCGGCTACTCCGCTCTCGAGGCGCAGTTCAGCACGTTCGCCACCGAGGAGTTCGGCTTATCCGGAGGCGACTCGGGGATCATCATGGGCATCACCATTGCGGGGTTCGTCGTGATGGCGCTGCCCGCCGGCCGGCTCGCCAGGCGCTTCGGCGAGCCCAACGTCATGCGCGTGGGCGCCGCGCTGCTCGCCCTCTGGATGCTGATAGCCGCGTTCACCGCCGTGCCCACCAGCCTGTCTATCTGGCTGGGCCTTGGCGGCGCCTCCTGGGCGCTCGTTCTGGTGCCCGCCTACCCGTTGGTCGTCAACAAGGGGGGCGACGAGCACGTGGGTTTCTACACCGGCATGTACTACCTTTTCGGCGCCGCGGCCGCGATCCTGGCGCCGGCCACCGTGGGCGCCATCATGGACCTCCTCGGTAACCGCGTGCTGTTGCCGGCCGTGGCCGTGAGCATGGTGTTGGCCACCGTGTCGCTGAGCATGGCGCTCAGGCTGCCGGTAGCGAAGGCCGCGTGA
- the mnhG gene encoding monovalent cation/H(+) antiporter subunit G, whose translation MTGADLPLWAAALVVALALLGGMLVVIGSFGMLRLRSFYERAHPATIAPTMGASSILLASLVYFSLVEGRFMPKALLVMVFIPLVNPVTAMLLARAALSRDRSLAFGARVQVGDADIEQQRKARELAEAMEEAARRPPGRGSAARPPDPSEDTP comes from the coding sequence GTGACCGGCGCCGATCTGCCCCTGTGGGCCGCCGCGCTGGTGGTCGCGCTTGCTCTCCTGGGCGGCATGCTAGTCGTGATCGGATCGTTCGGCATGCTCAGGCTGCGCTCGTTCTACGAGCGTGCGCACCCCGCCACCATCGCGCCCACCATGGGAGCGTCGAGCATCCTGCTCGCGAGCCTCGTCTACTTCTCCCTGGTCGAGGGGCGGTTCATGCCCAAGGCCCTGCTCGTCATGGTCTTCATCCCGCTGGTCAACCCCGTGACGGCCATGCTGCTGGCACGCGCCGCGCTCTCTCGCGACCGTTCGTTGGCGTTCGGCGCCCGCGTGCAGGTCGGGGACGCGGACATCGAGCAGCAGCGCAAGGCCCGGGAGCTTGCGGAGGCGATGGAGGAAGCGGCGCGGCGCCCGCCCGGTCGTGGCTCGGCCGCGAGGCCACCCGACCCCAGCGAGGACACCCCTTGA
- a CDS encoding K+/H+ antiporter subunit F, with the protein MTAAGLLHWGLVVAHALLSVAFVLAAARLFRGPRAQDRVLAFDALYLNGALQAVLFGVRVSDAAYLEAALVMTLLGFASSAALAKFLMRGEVIE; encoded by the coding sequence GTGACGGCCGCCGGTCTGCTGCACTGGGGGCTCGTGGTGGCGCACGCGCTACTGAGCGTCGCGTTCGTGTTGGCGGCGGCGCGTTTGTTCAGAGGGCCGCGCGCGCAGGACCGGGTGTTGGCGTTCGACGCCCTGTACCTGAACGGCGCCCTCCAGGCGGTCCTGTTCGGCGTGCGCGTGTCCGACGCGGCGTACCTCGAGGCCGCCCTGGTCATGACCCTGCTGGGGTTCGCGAGCAGCGCGGCGCTCGCCAAGTTCCTCATGCGCGGCGAGGTGATCGAGTGA
- a CDS encoding Na+/H+ antiporter subunit E has protein sequence MMRRLVPYPLLALGLAATWLLLQESLAPLDVATALVLGLLLSRLAVQAPPRIRRPLVALRLLFLVLYDVTRSNFAVIAITLGRSRNGLRSEFVNVPLDISSPAALAALAAIITATPGTFWAAYDKQSNVVTIHVLDLLDHDAWVHTIKHRYERCLHEVFE, from the coding sequence ATGATGAGGCGCCTGGTTCCCTACCCGCTACTGGCGCTCGGCCTGGCGGCGACGTGGCTGCTCCTGCAGGAGTCGTTGGCGCCCCTCGACGTGGCCACCGCCTTGGTGCTCGGGCTGCTCCTCTCGCGCCTCGCGGTCCAGGCACCGCCTCGCATCAGGCGGCCGCTGGTGGCGCTGAGGCTCCTCTTCCTCGTCTTGTACGACGTCACGCGCTCGAACTTCGCGGTCATCGCGATAACGCTCGGCCGCAGCCGGAACGGACTGCGCTCGGAGTTCGTCAACGTGCCCCTCGACATCAGCAGCCCGGCAGCCCTGGCGGCCCTGGCCGCCATCATCACCGCCACCCCTGGCACTTTCTGGGCGGCCTACGACAAGCAGTCGAACGTCGTGACCATCCACGTCCTGGACCTGCTCGATCACGACGCTTGGGTTCACACGATCAAGCACCGCTACGAACGCTGCCTGCACGAGGTGTTCGAGTGA
- a CDS encoding monovalent cation/H+ antiporter subunit D, which translates to MTALSTALQTHLAVLPILLPLVAGALLLLLDERRRRAKGVISLAAVLLTLAAAVRLLLLVGDPSTPEIVVYRLGSWPAPFGIVLVADRLAVLMVLVANLLGAAGMVYALGRWAVLGPRFHTLYLLLLMGLSGAFLTGDLFNLYVFFEVLLAASYGLLLHGGGKRRVKAGLHYVAINLVASMAFLVGVSLVYALTGTLNMADLAVKASTLGADDLLLLKAGLSVLGVAFLVKSGAWPLSFWLPTTYSAAAAPVAAIFAVMTKVGVYVILRLSTLLWPEGQALALFGSSWLLYLGLATVVFGTLGVLGSRELPRIAGYLTLVSSGTLLAVIASGDATVVSGALYYLVGSTLGIGVVFLLCELVTRQHGEALATFEPVFSDDYETQLRDEFEGVERGVALPLTTTLVGAAFFFVALQLVGLPPLSGFIAKFAIFKAALETGAGGYGNAPAALAWWVIGVVTLAGFATLIALMREGVNRFWADPDLAPAAVRPFEAVPVALLVALLVALAVFAQPAMRYTAATGLQGPAGYVEAVLGSGGPERPGGPGLPGGPERPGAEP; encoded by the coding sequence ATGACCGCCCTCTCCACCGCGCTCCAGACGCACCTCGCCGTTCTTCCCATCCTGCTGCCGCTGGTCGCGGGCGCTCTGCTGCTCCTGCTGGACGAGCGGCGGCGCCGCGCCAAGGGCGTCATCAGCCTGGCCGCCGTCCTGCTGACGCTGGCGGCCGCGGTGCGCCTCCTGCTGCTGGTGGGCGATCCGTCGACGCCCGAGATCGTCGTCTACCGCCTCGGCAGCTGGCCCGCGCCCTTCGGCATCGTCCTGGTGGCGGACCGCCTGGCCGTGCTCATGGTCCTGGTGGCCAACCTGCTGGGCGCCGCCGGGATGGTCTACGCGCTGGGGCGTTGGGCGGTGCTCGGCCCGCGCTTCCACACCCTCTACCTGCTGCTGCTCATGGGGCTCTCGGGCGCCTTCCTGACCGGGGACCTGTTCAACCTCTACGTCTTCTTCGAGGTCCTGCTGGCCGCGTCCTACGGGCTGCTCCTGCATGGCGGCGGCAAGCGCCGCGTGAAGGCCGGCCTGCACTACGTGGCCATCAACCTGGTCGCCTCCATGGCCTTCCTCGTGGGCGTGAGCCTCGTGTACGCGCTCACCGGCACCCTCAACATGGCCGATCTCGCCGTCAAGGCGAGCACCCTGGGCGCGGACGATCTGCTGCTCCTCAAGGCCGGGCTGTCGGTGCTCGGCGTGGCGTTCCTCGTGAAGTCGGGCGCCTGGCCCCTCTCCTTCTGGCTGCCCACCACCTACAGCGCCGCCGCCGCGCCCGTCGCGGCCATCTTCGCGGTCATGACCAAGGTGGGCGTGTACGTCATCTTGCGCCTCAGCACGCTGCTGTGGCCGGAGGGGCAGGCGCTGGCGCTGTTCGGCAGCTCGTGGCTCCTCTACCTGGGCCTCGCCACGGTGGTCTTCGGCACGCTGGGTGTCCTCGGGAGCCGCGAGCTGCCCCGGATCGCGGGCTACCTCACGCTCGTCTCGTCCGGCACGCTCCTGGCCGTCATCGCCTCCGGCGACGCCACGGTCGTCTCCGGCGCGCTCTACTACCTCGTGGGCTCCACCCTGGGCATCGGCGTCGTCTTCTTGCTGTGCGAGCTGGTCACCCGCCAGCACGGCGAGGCCTTGGCCACGTTCGAGCCGGTGTTCTCCGACGATTACGAGACGCAACTGCGCGACGAGTTCGAGGGGGTGGAGCGCGGCGTGGCGCTGCCTCTCACCACCACGTTGGTCGGGGCGGCCTTCTTCTTCGTGGCGCTGCAGCTCGTGGGCCTCCCGCCCCTCTCCGGCTTCATCGCCAAGTTCGCGATCTTCAAGGCGGCGCTCGAGACCGGCGCGGGCGGCTACGGCAACGCGCCGGCCGCGCTGGCGTGGTGGGTCATCGGGGTCGTCACGCTGGCAGGCTTCGCCACGCTCATCGCCCTGATGCGCGAGGGCGTCAACCGGTTCTGGGCGGACCCCGACCTCGCTCCCGCCGCCGTGCGCCCGTTCGAGGCCGTGCCGGTCGCGCTCCTCGTGGCGCTTCTCGTGGCCCTGGCGGTGTTCGCCCAGCCCGCAATGCGCTACACCGCTGCCACGGGCCTGCAGGGCCCCGCGGGTTACGTGGAGGCCGTCCTTGGCTCGGGCGGCCCCGAACGGCCGGGCGGCCCCGGACTGCCGGGCGGCCCCGAACGGCCGGGTGCCGAGCCATGA
- a CDS encoding Na+/H+ antiporter subunit C — translation MEVVVAVGLGALAAAGVYLVLRPRTFQVIIGLSLLTYAVNLFILAMGRVVVGGAPVLAVGADPEKFADPVPQALVLTSIVISFSMTALFLVVLLAARGLTGNDHVDGDEGAA, via the coding sequence ATGGAGGTCGTGGTGGCGGTCGGGCTCGGCGCGCTCGCCGCCGCGGGGGTCTACCTCGTGCTGCGCCCGCGCACCTTCCAGGTGATCATCGGGCTCTCGCTCTTGACCTACGCCGTCAACCTCTTCATCCTCGCCATGGGTCGTGTGGTGGTGGGAGGGGCTCCGGTCCTGGCGGTGGGCGCCGACCCGGAGAAGTTCGCCGACCCCGTGCCGCAGGCCCTGGTGCTCACCTCGATAGTCATCAGCTTCTCCATGACCGCGCTGTTCCTCGTCGTGCTGCTGGCCGCCCGCGGGCTGACCGGCAACGACCACGTCGATGGCGACGAAGGCGCCGCATGA